In Halobaculum rubrum, the following are encoded in one genomic region:
- a CDS encoding succinylglutamate desuccinylase/aspartoacylase domain-containing protein has product MQVYQLGDGVPEVAVVAGIHGDEPCGPRAVERLLAADPDVERPVKLIVANEAALEAGVRYTDEDLNRAFPGDPNGDTHESQLAHHLLAELEGCTVLALHSTQSTDEPFAVAESVDEIARAIVPHLPVSKLLRTEGLAKGRLIQHPHTIEVECGLQGTDAAAENGYRLVRGFLAATGALSTASVDGDPEPAVDGGCPEGERCSTSNAAVEVFELIEPVPKPEADEYEVFVENFTEVAVGERFAAADGEVFTAAESFYPALMSPYGYADVFGYAADRVGVLADRSA; this is encoded by the coding sequence ATGCAAGTTTACCAGCTCGGCGATGGCGTTCCCGAGGTGGCCGTCGTGGCGGGGATCCACGGCGACGAGCCCTGCGGACCGCGAGCGGTCGAGCGACTGCTGGCGGCCGACCCCGACGTGGAGCGTCCGGTGAAGCTGATCGTCGCGAACGAGGCGGCGCTCGAGGCGGGCGTCCGCTACACCGATGAGGACCTGAACCGCGCGTTTCCCGGCGATCCCAACGGCGACACCCACGAATCGCAGCTGGCACACCATCTCCTGGCCGAACTCGAGGGCTGTACGGTGCTCGCGCTCCACTCGACGCAGTCGACCGACGAGCCGTTCGCGGTCGCCGAGTCCGTCGACGAGATCGCCCGCGCCATCGTCCCGCACCTCCCGGTATCGAAGCTGCTGCGGACGGAGGGGCTCGCGAAGGGCCGGCTCATCCAGCACCCGCACACGATCGAAGTCGAGTGCGGCCTGCAGGGAACAGACGCCGCCGCCGAGAACGGCTACCGACTGGTTCGGGGGTTCCTCGCGGCGACCGGCGCGCTTTCGACGGCGTCCGTCGATGGCGACCCCGAACCCGCTGTCGACGGCGGATGTCCCGAAGGCGAGCGGTGTTCGACCTCGAACGCGGCGGTCGAGGTGTTCGAACTCATCGAGCCCGTGCCGAAGCCCGAGGCCGACGAGTACGAGGTGTTCGTCGAGAACTTCACAGAAGTGGCCGTCGGCGAGCGCTTCGCCGCCGCCGACGGCGAGGTGTTCACCGCCGCCGAGTCGTTCTATCCGGCGCTGATGTCGCCGTACGGCTACGCCGACGTGTTCGGCTACGCGGCCGACCGCGTCGGCGTGCTCGCCGATCGATCCGCGTAG
- a CDS encoding M42 family peptidase, with the protein MHATRRAFLDDLLTTPSPSGFETDGQRVWVDYVRQFADDVWTDAYGNAVAVHEGDGDGPRVAFTGHADEIGFMVRRITDDGFLRLTRVGGSDRTVSKGQHVTVHAADGPVQGVIGQTAIHLRDRDDDEIEDVAEQFVDVGAADEAEARELVEVGDPVTFSSTVHDLHGDRISARGMDNRVGTWAVAEGLRRAVEADVDATVYAVSTVQEEIGLNGAEMIGFDLDPDVAVAADVTHATDNPDVNDEYRGPVELGAGPVVARGSANHPRVVELARGAAEADDIDSQLQAAGIRTGTDADAFFTSRGGIPSLNVGIPNRYMHTPVEVIDAADLVAVADLFGAMAARAPDYAPFTVDI; encoded by the coding sequence ATGCACGCAACCCGCAGGGCGTTCCTCGACGACCTCCTCACAACCCCCTCTCCATCCGGGTTCGAAACCGACGGACAGCGCGTCTGGGTCGACTACGTCCGGCAGTTCGCCGACGACGTGTGGACCGACGCCTACGGCAACGCCGTCGCGGTACACGAGGGAGACGGTGACGGTCCCCGGGTGGCGTTCACCGGCCACGCCGACGAGATCGGGTTCATGGTTCGGCGGATCACCGACGACGGCTTCCTTCGCCTCACTCGCGTGGGCGGCTCCGACCGGACCGTCTCGAAGGGGCAACACGTCACGGTCCACGCGGCTGACGGCCCGGTACAGGGCGTGATCGGCCAGACTGCCATCCACCTCCGCGACCGCGACGACGACGAGATCGAGGACGTGGCCGAACAGTTCGTCGACGTCGGCGCCGCCGACGAGGCCGAGGCGAGAGAACTGGTCGAGGTCGGCGACCCCGTGACGTTCTCCTCGACGGTCCACGACCTCCACGGCGACCGGATCTCCGCGCGCGGAATGGACAACCGCGTGGGCACGTGGGCCGTCGCCGAGGGGCTCCGGCGGGCGGTCGAGGCTGACGTGGACGCCACGGTGTACGCCGTCTCGACCGTTCAGGAGGAGATCGGGCTCAACGGCGCGGAGATGATCGGCTTCGACCTCGACCCGGACGTGGCCGTCGCCGCGGACGTGACCCACGCGACGGACAACCCCGACGTGAACGACGAGTACCGCGGGCCGGTCGAACTCGGCGCCGGACCGGTCGTCGCCCGCGGCTCCGCGAACCACCCCCGCGTCGTCGAGCTGGCGCGGGGGGCCGCCGAAGCCGACGACATCGACTCCCAACTGCAGGCGGCGGGCATCCGCACCGGGACCGACGCCGACGCGTTTTTCACCAGCCGCGGGGGGATCCCCTCGCTGAACGTCGGCATCCCGAACCGGTACATGCACACACCCGTGGAGGTGATCGACGCGGCCGATCTCGTCGCCGTCGCGGACCTGTTCGGCGCGATGGCCGCTCGCGCGCCCGACTACGCGCCGTTCACTGTCGACATCTGA
- the trmB gene encoding HTH-type sugar sensing transcriptional regulator TrmB: MTDDLRTTMERVGERFNLGEYEIDAYLAVLEHGELTASEIATETDIPQPRVYDTVRSLSDRGLVELRESRPMKIVAVDPDEAFGDIRSSLSEMVDELEARYTAPTRDTEAVSLVKSRSTILRYLEEVIESAEYELAVSLTPDLLRRFREALERRVDDGVAVELLVTPASRAPSTAEFDYDAVATETRSRRGITTPVIAVADGEYSVYATQDALRDDRDRYGVIFNRSALGFLVSGFFGTVLWSTAETVATDGEERPFPRTYASIRRAVKDLHEVGGEFEATISGRDVETGNEIRVEGPVVDYEYDASEQVASFTVDDPDGGRVSVGGLVAAFEDVEGQEIELRQQ; encoded by the coding sequence ATGACCGACGATCTCAGGACGACGATGGAGCGGGTCGGCGAGCGGTTCAACCTCGGGGAGTACGAGATCGACGCCTACCTCGCGGTGTTGGAACACGGCGAGCTCACGGCGTCGGAGATCGCCACCGAGACCGACATCCCGCAGCCCCGCGTGTACGATACGGTCCGGAGCCTGTCGGACCGCGGCCTGGTGGAGCTTCGGGAGTCGCGCCCGATGAAGATCGTCGCGGTCGACCCCGACGAGGCGTTCGGGGACATCCGCTCGTCGCTGTCGGAGATGGTGGACGAGCTGGAGGCGCGCTACACCGCCCCGACCCGGGACACCGAAGCGGTGTCGCTGGTGAAGTCGCGCTCGACGATCCTCCGGTATCTCGAGGAGGTGATCGAGTCGGCCGAGTACGAGCTGGCCGTCTCGCTGACGCCGGACCTGCTCCGTCGGTTCCGCGAGGCGCTCGAGCGCCGCGTCGACGACGGCGTCGCCGTCGAGCTGCTCGTGACGCCGGCCTCGCGGGCCCCGTCGACCGCGGAGTTCGACTACGACGCGGTCGCGACCGAGACGCGGAGTCGCCGCGGGATCACGACGCCCGTCATCGCGGTCGCGGACGGCGAGTACTCGGTGTACGCGACGCAGGACGCCCTCCGCGATGACCGCGACCGCTACGGGGTCATCTTCAACCGCTCGGCGCTGGGGTTCCTCGTGAGCGGGTTCTTCGGGACCGTCCTGTGGTCCACCGCCGAGACCGTCGCGACGGACGGCGAGGAGCGACCGTTCCCCCGCACGTACGCGTCCATTCGCCGGGCGGTGAAGGACCTCCACGAGGTCGGCGGCGAGTTCGAGGCGACGATCTCGGGGCGGGACGTGGAGACCGGAAACGAGATCCGCGTCGAGGGCCCCGTCGTCGACTACGAGTACGACGCCTCCGAACAGGTCGCCTCGTTCACCGTCGACGATCCCGACGGCGGCCGCGTGAGCGTCGGCGGCCTCGTCGCCGCCTTCGAGGACGTCGAGGGCCAAGAGATCGAACTCCGGCAGCAGTAG
- a CDS encoding proteasome assembly chaperone family protein, with amino-acid sequence MSRHTEPTTFHVATDRAPASTVVAGFSQYGLAGLTAADFLVDHLALEQTGHLRAEGLPTVTPFENGRPRHPTRLFSRDDLDVTVLVGELFVPNSLAEPFSQAVLDWTERGNVEEFAVLSGAPFPHGPAEHRAFYVASDDYRAVHFPDDPAVSDDPATGDAPDASDDSAVDEDPAEVAGAATPDTADPDTVRPMTNGFLDGTNAALMARSMESDLRGCVYVTPVHRQVPDVDAAVRLVEAVEEVYELGVDTGPLEAFASQIGEYYRGLAERLEEHADEEQPSDRMYM; translated from the coding sequence ATGAGCCGCCACACAGAGCCGACGACGTTCCACGTCGCGACCGACCGAGCGCCCGCAAGCACCGTCGTCGCGGGGTTCTCCCAGTACGGTCTCGCGGGCCTGACCGCAGCCGACTTCCTCGTGGACCACCTGGCACTCGAACAGACCGGGCACCTCCGCGCGGAGGGCCTCCCGACGGTCACGCCGTTCGAGAACGGCCGACCGCGACATCCCACACGGCTGTTCTCCCGGGACGACCTCGACGTGACGGTCCTCGTGGGGGAACTGTTCGTCCCGAACTCGCTCGCGGAGCCGTTCTCGCAGGCCGTCCTCGACTGGACCGAACGGGGGAACGTCGAGGAGTTCGCCGTGTTGTCGGGGGCACCGTTCCCGCACGGCCCGGCGGAACACCGCGCGTTCTACGTCGCCAGCGACGACTACCGGGCCGTACACTTCCCCGACGACCCCGCCGTCAGTGACGATCCCGCCACCGGTGACGCTCCCGATGCCAGTGACGATTCCGCCGTCGATGAGGACCCCGCCGAAGTTGCCGGAGCAGCCACGCCCGACACGGCGGATCCGGATACCGTCCGACCGATGACGAACGGCTTCCTCGACGGAACGAACGCGGCGTTGATGGCCCGATCGATGGAGTCCGACCTCCGCGGCTGCGTGTACGTCACACCCGTCCACCGGCAGGTCCCGGACGTCGACGCCGCGGTCCGGCTCGTCGAGGCGGTCGAGGAGGTGTACGAGTTGGGCGTCGACACCGGTCCCCTCGAAGCGTTCGCGTCCCAGATCGGCGAGTACTACCGGGGCCTCGCCGAACGGCTGGAAGAGCACGCAGACGAGGAACAGCCGTCCGACCGGATGTACATGTAG
- a CDS encoding mechanosensitive ion channel family protein produces the protein MQMGTTAIPLATAVANLLDGLADAYQSALAVPGVAIVVVILFLALGVAVSTYALRLLGRPVARRFARESVAHVVLRGIRLVVILLFGAAGLSAAGVELGNIVLSVTVFSAVVAVVLAPIVGSIISGVFVLADQPFEIGDMVELPDGTRGFVDDITLRYTKVFTVDNTFEVIPNSYIRDHRVTNLSAEDERTRLTLPVVVTYESDIERARSLIERAATSCKTVIEGGPDIRIGVARYPARPTCYIDAYGDHGVELTLRYWAKNPFKPLTVRSQVQTAVWNILEDDDSIDVEFAYPHSHLVFDDTSGVAQVTMREEGGVSHERATHESHAESVEGGAADGADSGAEEN, from the coding sequence ATGCAGATGGGGACGACCGCGATCCCGCTCGCGACGGCCGTCGCGAACCTGTTGGACGGGCTGGCCGACGCGTACCAGTCGGCGCTCGCCGTTCCCGGGGTCGCGATCGTCGTGGTCATCTTGTTCCTCGCGCTCGGGGTGGCCGTCTCCACGTACGCGCTCCGCCTGCTCGGACGGCCCGTCGCCCGCCGGTTCGCCCGCGAGTCGGTCGCACATGTCGTTCTCAGGGGGATCCGTCTGGTGGTCATTCTGCTGTTCGGCGCGGCGGGCCTCTCCGCGGCGGGCGTGGAACTGGGCAACATCGTCCTCTCGGTCACGGTGTTCTCGGCTGTCGTCGCCGTCGTCCTCGCGCCGATCGTGGGGTCGATCATCAGCGGCGTGTTCGTGCTGGCCGACCAGCCGTTCGAGATCGGCGACATGGTGGAACTCCCGGACGGTACTCGGGGGTTCGTCGACGACATCACCCTCCGCTACACGAAGGTGTTCACCGTCGACAACACCTTCGAGGTGATCCCGAACTCCTACATCCGCGACCACCGGGTCACGAACCTCTCGGCCGAGGACGAGCGCACTCGGCTCACGCTCCCGGTCGTCGTGACTTACGAGTCCGACATCGAACGCGCACGGAGCCTGATCGAGCGCGCGGCCACGTCCTGTAAGACGGTCATCGAGGGCGGACCGGACATCCGGATCGGCGTCGCACGCTACCCCGCGAGGCCGACCTGCTACATCGACGCCTACGGCGACCACGGCGTCGAACTCACGCTGCGTTACTGGGCGAAGAACCCGTTCAAGCCGTTGACCGTCCGCTCGCAGGTCCAGACCGCCGTCTGGAACATCCTCGAGGACGACGACTCTATCGACGTGGAGTTCGCCTACCCCCACAGCCACCTCGTGTTCGACGACACGAGCGGCGTCGCGCAGGTGACGATGCGCGAGGAGGGCGGCGTCTCACACGAGCGTGCGACCCACGAATCACACGCCGAGTCGGTGGAAGGCGGCGCCGCCGACGGCGCGGACTCGGGAGCAGAAGAGAACTGA
- a CDS encoding dodecin — protein sequence MVFKKITLIGRSTESFDDAADDAIDRAEETIDDVHWVEVEEFGVEVASVDGREYQAEVVVAFELQE from the coding sequence ATGGTGTTCAAGAAGATCACGCTGATCGGCAGGAGCACGGAGAGTTTCGACGACGCCGCGGACGACGCGATCGACCGGGCCGAGGAGACGATCGACGACGTCCACTGGGTGGAGGTGGAAGAGTTCGGTGTCGAGGTCGCCTCGGTGGACGGCCGGGAGTATCAGGCGGAGGTCGTCGTCGCGTTCGAACTACAGGAGTAA
- a CDS encoding metal-dependent hydrolase, with protein sequence MFVGHALAAFAIVAVVARRVGERPARALTFGVVAALFAAAPDVDIGYALVGVVSGFGAGAGALGLAESFWSTGNLVHRAVTHSLVVAPVVALAAAAWVNGRASARAVALALVAGLVAVTATVSGALGAFVTVAFVATALALAAGIRRRTDLTPRATFALALAGLASHPFGDLFTGEPPAFFYPLSADVVTARVSLSADPTLHLLGAFAVELATIWAAALVWSRLRAERDGQQTRVLDLPRRVDPLAVAGAGYAAGVFLIPAPTLDLSYPFVFTVLAVGAVGIAPVRVRRRGRAVLSPEFARPGAERALFTGLTAVTFAWLGYLLAYLAGIA encoded by the coding sequence ATGTTCGTGGGACACGCGCTGGCGGCGTTCGCCATCGTCGCGGTCGTCGCTCGCCGAGTTGGCGAGCGACCCGCGCGTGCGCTCACCTTCGGCGTCGTCGCGGCGCTGTTCGCCGCCGCGCCCGACGTCGACATCGGCTACGCGCTCGTCGGCGTCGTGTCCGGGTTCGGCGCCGGCGCGGGGGCGCTCGGACTCGCCGAGTCGTTCTGGTCGACGGGGAACCTCGTCCACCGTGCGGTGACCCACTCGCTGGTCGTCGCTCCCGTCGTCGCACTCGCGGCCGCGGCCTGGGTCAACGGCCGCGCGAGCGCCAGGGCGGTCGCGCTCGCGCTCGTCGCCGGCCTGGTCGCGGTCACGGCGACCGTCAGCGGCGCGCTGGGCGCCTTCGTCACGGTCGCGTTCGTCGCCACCGCGCTCGCGCTGGCGGCGGGGATCCGACGGCGGACCGACCTGACGCCGCGGGCGACGTTCGCGCTCGCGCTCGCCGGCCTCGCCTCACACCCGTTCGGCGACCTGTTCACCGGGGAGCCACCGGCGTTCTTCTATCCCCTCTCCGCCGACGTGGTGACCGCCCGGGTGTCCCTGTCGGCGGACCCGACCCTCCACCTGCTCGGCGCGTTCGCGGTGGAGCTGGCAACGATCTGGGCGGCCGCGCTGGTGTGGAGCCGCCTCCGCGCCGAACGAGACGGCCAACAGACCAGAGTGCTCGACCTCCCTCGCCGCGTCGACCCGCTCGCGGTCGCGGGCGCGGGCTACGCCGCGGGCGTGTTCCTCATTCCGGCGCCGACGCTCGATCTCTCCTACCCGTTCGTCTTCACTGTGCTGGCGGTCGGCGCCGTCGGGATCGCGCCGGTGCGGGTCCGTCGCCGGGGGCGCGCGGTGCTCTCGCCGGAGTTCGCCCGTCCGGGTGCCGAGCGGGCCCTGTTCACCGGGTTGACCGCGGTGACGTTCGCGTGGCTGGGCTACCTGCTCGCATACCTCGCAGGCATCGCGTGA
- a CDS encoding mechanosensitive ion channel domain-containing protein produces the protein MSTTLPLQSPGGLVTEALNRFVADVSDALPDIIAGIVFLVIAGVGVKVIMAVVRAALRRTVPGESPVYRQFVATIVAVFLWFGVGLSFLSVVGLDGIATSLGTAAGFLALGVSYATSNMIADAVAGVYLLRDEDFNPGDTVDIGGTTGVVQSIELRKTRLTVDDDTVVRGNAEIEKKWTKIGDAGTAQGSPSPAGD, from the coding sequence ATGTCGACGACGCTTCCGCTCCAGTCGCCCGGCGGACTCGTCACCGAGGCGCTCAACCGCTTCGTAGCCGACGTCTCCGACGCGCTCCCGGACATCATCGCCGGGATCGTTTTCCTGGTTATCGCCGGTGTCGGCGTCAAGGTGATCATGGCCGTCGTGCGTGCGGCGCTGCGGCGGACGGTCCCGGGCGAGTCGCCCGTCTACCGACAGTTCGTCGCGACCATCGTCGCCGTGTTCCTGTGGTTCGGGGTGGGGCTGTCGTTCCTCTCTGTGGTGGGGCTCGACGGCATCGCCACCTCGTTGGGGACCGCCGCGGGGTTTCTCGCGCTGGGGGTCTCGTACGCGACCTCCAACATGATCGCCGACGCCGTCGCCGGCGTCTATCTCCTCCGTGACGAGGACTTCAACCCCGGCGACACCGTCGACATCGGCGGGACGACCGGCGTCGTGCAGTCGATCGAGTTGCGCAAGACCCGCCTCACGGTCGACGACGACACCGTCGTCCGCGGGAACGCCGAGATCGAGAAGAAGTGGACGAAGATCGGCGACGCCGGGACGGCTCAGGGGAGTCCGTCACCCGCGGGCGACTGA